GCAAACACGTTTTAGGTTTTGGAATAGGTGAAAACTACGTCGAGTATTACATAGTTTAGATAAACATCTTTTTGGGGTTAATAGGTGGCGGTTTATTTAAATATTGGTTCTAAaactaaaaattgtatttaatacAAAAGTTTATTGGTgaaaacatgaaaaatataatagatTAATGGCTGATAAAATGCAGCAGAAATGTTACAATATTCGTCCATCACAAAACTATTTTGCTAATAAATGCCTGAAAAGTTCAGAATGCTATCAGTTAATCGGTGACGGGCACAACAAAATGGTTAATGTCAACAATAACATTCGCTTTGGTATTATATTTACGTCGAGGACATCACAAAAACCACATAAAAGACACTAACAAGTTTTTTGTGCCCTAATTTGAATACAGCCATTACATGTTTGCAGGTTAATAGTAATGAAAAATCTAAGTTCATCAGGTTACTCGGGCGTAGTTGTAACAATTGCAATAACTATTCTCCATTTCACTGCGGACATGCGGCGAAAGGAATGTAGCCGGGGGCCGACCGGCGCGCAACACTAGTCGATAAAGGAAAACACTTTTAACTTAAGAAACCgtaattttaataacttaagttataaatatttatattcatcAGGTCAGCTCGATATCTGTAATCCAGTGTAAATACAGAAATACAAAACCGTCAAAGATGACACATAACATTTAATTTTAGACGGAACGTGAAGGTCCGCCGCGAACgacatttttaacatttttttacaagCGACGGCTCGCGTCGGGCGCGGACGGCGCGCCGCGCGACGTTCTCGAATGTTACTCGCTTCCCACTTCGCAGGCAGGGCGGGCGCCCTAGTTGTCGCCGCCCTCGGCGGGCTCGTCGCCGTCGCCCTGCGTGTCCGACGTCCACAGCGTGAGGTTGTCGCGCAGCAGCTGCATGATGAGCGTCGAGTCTTTGTACGAGTCCTCGTTCAGCGTGTCCAGCTCCGCGATCGCGTCGTCGAAGGCCTGCAACACACGCTCGGTGAGACTCTGCGGGACCGTGAGACGAGACACTGAGCTGGCCGGGTCGAGGTTAATTGCGTTGCAACATTGCCATGCCGAGACAGTATTAGGTGAATTTGTCTACCGGTAGAGTTTAAAGTTCTCTCATGCAATCTAAAGATATGGACTACATATAATCAGTTAGTAATGGATAACGTTATCGGTAAACCACACTAGATCTCTGTGCAATTGATAAACCTGTTTGGCTAAGTGGCACGCCCTCGCAGGCGAGTTGATAATCTCGTAATAGAATACGGAAAAGTTGAGCGCGAGGCCGAGCCTGATGGGGTGGGTGGGTTGCATTTTGGCCTTAGCAATGTCGAACGCCTCCTGGTAGGCCTTCTGCGAGTCCTCGACGACGGCTGCGGACAAGCGAGCGCGTTAGTACCCGAGCACGACATGACCTCGACCCGGCCAGCTCCGAGCGGACCGACTGATAATGACCTGCTTGGCGAGCTGACACGCCTTATCTGGTGAATTTAATATCTCATAATAGAAGACGGAGAAATTTAACGCCAGCCCCAGCCTGATTGGATGTGTGGGCTGCATTTTCGCCTTGCTTATTTCAAAAGCATCCTGGTATGCCTTCTGTGAATCCTCTACGACAGCTGCAATGTAAAGAGGAGTTAGCTGGCATGTTACAACAATTTGGAGCTAGCTAATAAATAACTCCAGAACATTTGATAAATAGAGGTGATTAACATGattataagaataatttattatttaattttaaatgtctCTTTAAGCTTAACTTAGCAAAGTAACATAGTTATGAGCCCTAATTACCTCAACCTAATTTTTTGATTTACTTAATTCACAttacaaaaaattatgtaaatacaaatgttaACTTACTATTTCTGGTTTCTCCTGTGGCCACTTCTGCAAGGTACCTGTAGTAATCTCCCTTCATTTTAAGATAAAATACTTTACTTTCTGGATTACTAGCTTTAGGAATAAGGTGTTTGTCGAGTAAaccctgaaaaaaaaacttgattaaCTATCAAACATAATTTAATATATGTATTAGACAAAGGAAATTGaattaagaaaaaaatgaaGTGATGATAAAATTGTAAGAGGATTAATCTAAACTGTAAGTTGTAAGtaacaatagaaataaaaatagaaaagctTCATAGCTAAATAGTGTTCAAactgtttaaataaaaatattcttttaactTTTGCTCATACAATAGCAGCATGGCAAACAAGTCAATACCAGGGCTGTATTGatttttcatgattctatgaaAAAAATAGCTCACACTTTTGATATTAGAATtgctacaataaaaaaaatacatgataAAATGAAAGGTAAACtctttaaaattgaaaaatgtttCAGGTAATGGGCAAAGACAGGGCAACGAACGAAGATGGGCTAGCAGCGCGCGCAGTGACGCGGCGCACTACGTCACCGCGCCGCCGCCTCTGTAGAGCCCGCCCTGTTGACGAGCTACGTACTACATGCCGGACTAACGCGACAAGCGTTTACATCACCCCTCCTATTGGCAAAGTGCAAATAAGATGACGTCATACGCGTAGGAAGCCTAATCGGACATCActtcatttttaataaattctatAACATCAATTAACTCAATGTTTCAAATGAACGCTACTATGaaacacaatttaaaaaaatgttgataCAATTTGAAAATTACCACTTACCAATACGTCGTAGCAGATTTCTCTGAGTTCTTTTTCTACTTTAACCCTATATTCTTTTGCCATCTGTTGTTTTCTTTCTGAGCCCTCGGTTTTCTGTTCGATTGAGGATATGACTCGCCATGATGACCGCCGGGCACCCACCACGTTCTTGTAGGCGACGGAGAGGAGGTTCCGCTCCTCGTTGCTGAGCTCGACGCCGGTTTCGGTGACTTCCTTCATCGCGGCCGCCATGTCGTCATATCGCTCCGCCTGCTCCGCGAGCTTGGCGCGTTGCACCAGTTCCTCCTTGTCGACGGACATCTTTGATGATTCGAGATGACTAAATTACTGATGCCCCTGTAAGAAATCATACAAAGCATAAACGAGAGGAAGGAACACCTGGGCGGATGAAACGCAAGGAAAATTCTCAGAAAGACTAATCGTTCGGGCGTCACTTTCACCGAAGCGAATCCGATAGGGTATGAGTCATCATTAAATGCGGCGCACCTTGGGTAGAGGCTCACGAGCGCACTAGCGCAGTGTAAAAACTAGAAGCAGCTCAAAGAGCGACCCTCACGCCAATCGCGACATCGAAACGGCGTCCGATCGGTTCGACAGCATCTCACAGACTCGGGCAAGTGACTGGGCCGCGCCGACGTCGAGCCAGCGAACGCCGACACTGCGCCAACGGTATCGATCCGGCGACACGGGATGAACACTCCAGACGAAATACGACTAGTGCGACGCTTGCACACACCCCCCGCCCCAGCCGCACCCCTTGCACCCCTGCACCGCGCCACCCTCGCGCCCAGCCAGCGCCCGCACCCGCACCGACGACCCGGCGCCTACCTTGTCCTAGCCACCCtcacctatctatctatcaatCCATCTTCCAATTTATCATGTTGCTATGCACATTATATATTACACTATGCCTACCTACTTTCTatatagtaaaatattaaacaatagAGTAGTCAATCTAAAACTcaacaataattattgattTTCTTACAAAGTTGTGAACAAGGTAACTTTCTATGACTAAAGGGGTGTGGCTCTTAAAGTTAAGGTTACACTTTTTACGCGCTGCTGCATATAAACGTATTTAGCCGATTGTTCTATTTTTCTCCTTTATCTATGCCCAACAACAATAAATatcgtaaaattatatttattgacGAAGTTATGTAGTTATATAAACCacttaaaaaccggtcaaatacgagtcggactcgcgcaccgagggttccgtacttttgtTATCGAACCGCAACTTAGTTTGTAGAGGTTGTTGAttgttaatataaaaaagaactATTATGagcgttagttttattttttctgtaaaatatacatttaaatttctattgacccttataggatcactttgttgtctggctgtctgtctgtcggtctgtcatgaaacctacagggtacttccccttgacctagaatcatgaaatttggcaggtaggtaggtcttatagcagacattcggggaaaatctgaaaatcgtgcgtcatagtttttaaattatcgtgcaaaatgtcgaaaaaatacgactgtagtacggaaccctcgttgcgcgagcctgactcgcacttggtcggtttttattttaattttaagccaACTTTATGCGTAAATAAACCATGTAAGAAACTACAAAATTGCAAACTTTACTTAGTAATAATTTCAAGTATCTTTAGTTCGTtacaaaacattaattaatttgcaaaaaatgAATGTAATAACGATGATTCGCTTTGTTCACACTTCCAAACATCGCTCTCGAGTGTGCCACGCCCATAACTGTTAATTGCAATAGCATGCTCTCACACTCCAACTTGGAGCGACCATGAAAAGCACTCTTAAGGACCAGCTGCATATTAGATGGTCAAAGTTACGTCACAGTTAAACTTTGATCACCAAAAAAGTAAAGTGAGTAGCACAAGTTAGTATTCACATCTACCTCCAATCTCCATGATTAAGATTAAAGGTAAATTATGGTCCCAAAGTAAAACTAGTCAAGTACGAGTCAAGACTCGCATATGAATGGTTccataccatcatacaagaatcTCAAACAAAATTAATAGAAAGGGGAATGCCACGTGACCATAGTAAATTAGGCCCAAAGGTGCCCACACATGAAACTATATGGAATCAACAGTATATAATACAGCAATTAATTGGTAaaaatatggatttaaaaaagaaagggttttaatgttacaaattatttttattcttttttttccaTAGGATCGATTTTCAAATTGTTAAAACGTATCGTATAGAAATGTTTTGCCGCTTGATAAATGGTTTTAAATACATGTAtcatatataaatattaaaaacttaaaaatttgGAACTAATATTATATGATTCTTTCACAATAAGAATTATGCTGGGCACTTTTGGGCCGAATCTCGGCATTCCCCTTTAACGCTCTTAACAGCTgtacaacactgcaagttaatgacggacagtgccatctatgatgtgatttagtaaactaattgtAGTTGTGaacactaattttttttttgtgaaattcaGAGGGGTTttggatattttcctttacttgtgatatGAGACATTGCTACCTACCTTTCCTGATGCCAGGTTAAGGGGAAGTACTCTATAACAGTGTTTCCCAAACATTGTTCTGCCTTGGCCCGGTAATTTTCACATTGCCTCTTCGTGTGAGTGGGTCACTTAACACTTTTAGACCCAAGCAGCCCCcccaaattctgccctttgatagGTTGATTCGCTGtaattacattttttcacagccaatcaaagggcagaatttgttgacgatgatgataacaatgaatacgtttttcttacacaattggggggctggttccATTGGGtaaaataatacacatttattgatattaatattatcgATAGTTgggaatatttttaaaacaatgcagGAATGTTGTGACCCtggattttattttgatggtcTGGTACCAGGTCGCGACCCTGCAATTGGGAAACACTGCTCTATAGGTCTTAATTCCTTGAATCAACAgacacaaacaaacatacagacagtgaagtgattctataaaggttccttttaaggtacagaaccctaaaacaaCTCATTTTACTTTCAAAGTTCTATAACTCCCAATTTTATTATGCAACTGCCCTAGGTGAAATTTTTTAAACTCATAGCAGTCAGATAAAACTTCGACTTGTACAAGatggtttaaaaaatatttactttttcaTACAAGAAAtggtacaataaaaaaaatccatgcttatattataaatgcgaaaatgtcttcacggcccatccgtataatttattttgaaaggtacagagtcaaagatagcttgcagccCAGGGAGTGACATTAGGATCCTTTTAGTCCCGGAAATTCAGAGTTGCTACTGGATTTTTCAATAACCAAAAACCACATGGACAAAAGTTGCAGGCACCATCTAGTTATAAAAAATTCTTATCTCCTGATATTTCAAGACTAAGATATACTGAAGTCAATAAGAAGTGTTCATTGCAAATACCATCCTTTATTTAAAGCTACTTGTAAGCCAagtgtccactagcaataaaaatTGCATAAGTTAGAACTGGCGAGTCACATGCAATACACTTGCAGCAAGGCAATTTGtacaaattttaaaagctaGAATTAGCAGAAATTTACATGTAAATCTCTAAATTGGAAGGTgaggtttaaatctagtgctactCCATTCCGCTTTTGAAAGGGCTAGATAGAATATATTtcaacctgtcattttagtttagtgattgtgtacaacagaaacAGCACTATTGGCATGACAATAACAGTTggcttctgcaagttttattgctagtagACCTTTACAGTGTGTACAATGTGCATAAATTAGCTGTGAAACATGGCAATGGGCATCCTACactgcataataatatattgtaatatcAGATGAATGCAGGCTCATAGAGGCATTATTtctataatgtttgtttctaaggaatatttaataataattttctttctCTTAGGTCCTATATCCCAGTCCTataaattattgtcataatGCTGTGCATCAGTGCAAGGAAACTCAAGTAAAGCAAAAACTATCAATGATTTTATcagatatcaaaaaaattacatcaaaaaCCCTCTCTATTGACCACATGGCTAACAAATATTGTTTTGATCACATTCTTTAATTACTTCCTGATAACGACTCCTTCCAAGAACTGTAACTTCATGTAACTAAAAAGGATCAAGGAAATTAATGAGTCATTCATTTCTTTTTCATAGTAATTAAAGTAAATGATTTAATATACAATATTAGTGAGGTCCTAACTTTAGCACAATGATATCAATGAATTGATTAGTTTGTCTACTAGAAC
This genomic stretch from Maniola hyperantus chromosome 2, iAphHyp1.2, whole genome shotgun sequence harbors:
- the 14-3-3zeta gene encoding 14-3-3 protein zeta isoform X3, giving the protein MSVDKEELVQRAKLAEQAERYDDMAAAMKEVTETGVELSNEERNLLSVAYKNVVGARRSSWRVISSIEQKTEGSERKQQMAKEYRVKVEKELREICYDVLGLLDKHLIPKASNPESKVFYLKMKGDYYRYLAEVATGETRNSLRRRDRGAGHAERGLVQRLDAHHAAAARQPHAVDVGHAGRRRRARRGRRQLGRPPCLRSGKRVTFENVARRAVRARREPSLVKKC
- the 14-3-3zeta gene encoding 14-3-3 protein zeta isoform X2 — protein: MSVDKEELVQRAKLAEQAERYDDMAAAMKEVTETGVELSNEERNLLSVAYKNVVGARRSSWRVISSIEQKTEGSERKQQMAKEYRVKVEKELREICYDVLGLLDKHLIPKASNPESKVFYLKMKGDYYRYLAEVATGETRNTVVEDSQKAYQEAFDIAKAKMQPTHPIRLGLALNFSVFYYEIINSPARACHLAKQAFDDAIAELDTLNEDSYKDSTLIMQLLRDNLTLWTSDTQGDGDEPAEGGDN
- the 14-3-3zeta gene encoding 14-3-3 protein zeta isoform X1; this translates as MSVDKEELVQRAKLAEQAERYDDMAAAMKEVTETGVELSNEERNLLSVAYKNVVGARRSSWRVISSIEQKTEGSERKQQMAKEYRVKVEKELREICYDVLGLLDKHLIPKASNPESKVFYLKMKGDYYRYLAEVATGETRNTVVEDSQKAYQDAFEISKAKMQPTHPIRLGLALNFSVFYYEILNSPDKACQLAKQAFDDAIAELDTLNEDSYKDSTLIMQLLRDNLTLWTSDTQGDGDEPAEGGDN